The stretch of DNA TCAAGAGTTAGATAAAGGTTTCTTCCCAGGAGTGTTGCGTCTATGACGTTTACAACAGCGTCATACTGTTCGTTAAGTAGAAAATTTCTCGTTACTCTCTCTTCTATGGTATAAGATGTGAGGCTGTAAATTCCGGGAAGGTCTATAAGTGTTATTTCAAATCCTCTGAATGAATATTTTCCTTCCTTCCTTTCAACTGTTACGCCCGGCCAATTTCCTACTTTGGCTTTTGTTCCGGCGAGCATATTCATTATTGCCGTTTTGCCGACGTTAGGATTTCCGACGAGAGCGGCGATAAGCTTTTTTTTCACCGTTTACCTCACTACTATTCTTCTTGCCATTCCCCTTCCAAGGGCAAAACGGCTCTTTTCCACTTCCACAATAATAGGCCCGGGAGCGTTTTTTACAACCCGCACCTTGCTTCCTGGAAATATGCCTACGGCAGCTAGCCGTCTTTTAAAACAGGGACCGCCTTTTATCTCTTTTATTTCAACGGTTTGTCCCTCTTCTATGTCAAGTAGTGTTTTCATTTTCCTTTCCTTAACCTTTGATTGTTAGAATATATTAACTTTTCTTCGGAAAGTCAAGGAGAGGTATATTTAACACCTTATCATACACATTTATTGTCATTGGTTGCTTCTGTTAATTATAAAACCTTCTGTTTTTTGTAAGTAAGGTATAATTTCACCATGAAATGGACTGTTATGAAACTTGTTAGGAGAGCTGCCGAAATCCTTTCGGAAAGAGGTATTCCGTCTCCCCGCCTTGATGCCGAGCTTCTTATGTGCCGTCTGCTTGGGTGGGACAGTAGAGTGAAGATCTATACTGATTATGATAGGCCACTTTCGGAGGATGAAGTTGATGCTTACCGTCAACTTATAAAGCGTCGCGTTAAAGGGGAACCTGTTGCTTACATAACTGGTGAAAAAGAGTTTTTTGGATTCAAATTTAAAGTAAATCCTGCCGTTTTGATTCCGAGGCCTGAGACGGAATTTTTAGTTGAGAAAAGTGTAGAGTTACTTAAAGTGATGGATAGAGAAAAACTCAGGATTGTTGATGTCGGCACGGGAAGCGGCTGTGTGATCATTTCAATTGCAAAACTGCTTAAAAAGAATGCTAAGTTTTTCGGAACGGATATTTCAAAGAATGCTCTTGCCGTTGCTGCTGAAAATGCAGATATTCACGGCTGTAATATTACGTTTTTAGAAACAGATTTGCTGGAAGGTATTGAAGGGCCATTTTCAGCGGTTGTTTCCAATCCGCCGTACATAGCCTATTCTGACAATCGAATAGAAGAAAATGTTAAGAAGTTTGAGCCGTCAACTGCCCTTTACGGTGGAGAGAGGGGAACTGAAATTATAGAAAGGCTTGCTTTTCAGGCTTTTAATAAGCTTGAAAAGGGCGGTTTTCTGGCTGTTGAATGTGGAGATGGACAGTTCAAAGAGGTCAGGAGTATTTTTGAAAAAGCTAGTTTTAAAGATATTGAGGTTGTGAAAGATCTTTCTGGGAAAGACCGTGTAGTTGTAGGTTTTAAAAAAGGAGTGAAAAATGTATAAGTTTCTTATAAAAGGTGGAAAGCTATTAAATGGGAAAGTAAAGGTTTCCGGCTCTAAAAATGCGAGTCTTCCTATCATTTTTGCGGCTATCTTGACAGAAGATGCCGTGATTTCAAATGTTCCGGATTTAAGAGATACAAGAACTGCTATTTCTTTGCTTAAAGATATGGGATTTGAGGCGGAGTTTGACAATAATAAACTGCATGTGATGAAAGGTAAAAGAATAAAGACGGAAGCCGACTACGAACTTGTCAGAACGATGAGAGCTTCTGTTCTTACACTCGGTCCTCTTCTTGCAAGATTTGGTAAGGCAAGAGTTTCTCTTCCTGGTGGCTGTGCCATAGGTGCAAGGCCGGTTGATCTTCATCTTAAAGCTCTCTCAAAGTTAGGAGCTGATATAAAGATAGAGCATGGTTACATAAATGCCGTTGCTTCCAATGGACTCAAAGGGGCTGAAATAGTTTTTGATTTTCCAACCGTAGGGGGCACGGAAAACCTTTTAATGGCGGCGGTTTTAGCAAAAGGAAAAACAATTATAATGAATGCGGCTAAAGAGCCAGAAATTGTTGATCTTGCTCGTGCATTAAAAAGGGCAGGAGCAATTATAGAGGGAGAGGGGACTGATACAATTGAAGTAGAGGGTGTGGATTCTATCGGACCAATAAATTATACGGTTATGCCTGACAGAATTGAGGCGGGAACGTTTGTTGCCTGTGTTGCTGCTGCCGGAGGCGAGGTGATTATAGAAGAGTTTCCTCACGATGTTCTGGGAGCGGTGATTGATAAGTTCAAAGATGCAGGCGTTGTTATAGAGAAAATTGACAATAAGACTGCCTTTGTTAAGAGTGAAGGCAAATTAAGAGGAACAGATATAACTACGGAAGTTTATCCCGGTTTTCCTACCGATATGCAGGCACAGTTTATGGCTGTAATGTGCCTTGCAGATGGTGTGTCGGTTATAAAAGAGACCATATTTGAAAATAGATTTCAACATGTTCTTGAGCTGCAACGTTTAGGGGCCGATATAAAGATAGACGGAAACACGGCTATTGTTAGAGGTGTTGACAGGCTTATAGGAGCCAAAGTTATGGCTACTGATTTAAGGGCAAGTGCTTCCCTCGTAGTTGCCGGCCTTGCCGCAGAAAATACGACGGAGATTTACAGAATATATCATCTTGAAAGAGGTTATGAAAATCTTGAGATGAAATTATCATTTCTCGGAGCGGATATAGAGAAGGTTAAGAGCGACAGGCCTTATTGAGGTATAAAATGCTGTTTTTTCATGAGAACAGAATAACAGGCGGAGACGTTTATCTAATAATCTTTACACTTACGCTTTTGTGTTTTATTCAGCTTATTAAAGTTTTGCTTCAGAAGCGTATAGAAAACAGGTTTTTGAAGGCGCTCATTGAAAGTTTAAGCGGTATTTTGTTTTTTATGGCCGGATTTTCCCTTTCGAAAATAGTTTCGTCACATATTTTGAAATTTATTTTTGAAGATTTTTCGATTCTTATAGGTTCTGTTTATTTGACCAGAGCCGTTTTTATAGCGGAGCAGGCTTCATCTTTTCCGAGAATTATGACGTTTTTCTTCCTTGTTTGCGCATTTTTGACTTCAACTTTGAGCCACCTTAACATTTTGAAAATTGATGAGAATATTCTTTACTTTATTAAGAAACTTTTTATAGTTCTCTCTTTTCTGCCGTTGGTAGGCACTCTTTCATCACTTTTAAAGGGGACTTTGCGGAGTATAGTTTTTACTGCACTTCTTGTGTTTTATGTTACCATTTCGGCTCTCTGGCTTTCAGGATTTATCGTTTTTGATATGAGAGCCTTGATAGGTATAGGTTTGGTAGCTATTGTCAGTTTCTTCTACAGCTTTGTAGAAACAAGGGGTATGGAATATGTCCTTCTTTACTTTGAGAAGCACTTTTTCAGAAAGAGGGATGCTCTCATTCTGGTTAAAAATCTCAGGTTGTTTGTTACTCTTGTATTCATTGTTGTTTTGAAAGTTATCCTGGAACAGTTTTTCGGCATTGAGAAGTTTTTCAAGGTTTTAAAGAATATCTACTTTATAGAGACGGATCTTTTAAGAATCAGTCTCTATAACATTATTCTATCTGTCTATTATGCGTTTCTGCTTATCTCTCTTCTTAATATTTTTAAAAAGCTTATAAAGCTCTATTTTCCGAAAGAGAGGAGAAGCATAGAAGGTGGTTCTGCAGAGGCCCTTATCTTTAATATAGGTATATTGTTTGTTTTTATTGTTGTTCTTTCCTCTCTCGGGATAACGTGGAAAGTTCTGCTTCCTGTTGCCGGTACACTCGGTGTTGGTATTGGTTTCGGTCTTCAGACGATTATGAACAACTATTTGAGCGGTTTTATTCTTCTTTTCAGTAAAAAGTTAAAGATCGGAGATATAGTGGAGCTTCCGTTATCTGTACCGACTTTGGGAAACAGGGACAGAAACATTTTTGGTAAGATAGAAGATATAGGTATTCTTTCAACATTGATAAGGACAAACGATGGTGTGGAGATTGCCATTCCAAACTCCAATTTCATTTCATCGCCGATTGTTAACTTTTCTCATCATGATCCTCTGGTTCGTTTGCGAATTCCCGTTGGTGTCGCCTATTCTTCTAATCCCGATGTGGTGAGAAGGGTTATCCTTTCTGTTCTTGATAAGATGCCCGGCGTTCTGAAAGCGCCAAAGCCTTCTGTCTGGTTCTGGGAGTTTGGAGATAGTGCCCTTATTTTTATAGCTTCTTTCTGGATTGATATAAGAAGGGATATAAAGATAGAGGAAATAAGAAGTCGTTTCTATTATAGTGTCTGGAGAGAGCTTAAGAAAGCCGGTGTTGAGATACCATTTCCGCAAAATGATATATGGTTTAAGAATGCTCTTAAAGTTGAGATTGAAAAATTTAAAAAGGGAGAGGATTAGGGCTACTCTCCCTTCTGCTCTTTTACCTTTTCGGCAATATATCTTAAAAGTTCTGTAATGCCTTCTCCTGTAACTGCGGATATTGCGAAGAACGGGTATCCTTTACTTTCAAAATACTTTTTTGCTTTCTCTATTTTGGATTTGTTCGTTACCGCGTCTATCTTTGTTCCGACAACTATCTGCGGTTTTTTGGAAAGTTTTGGTGAGTAAAGGTGCAGTTCTTTGTTTATTTTTTCAAATGCTTCTTCCGGTTCTCTTGTCGGGTCAGAAAGGTCTATCAGGTGGAGAAGGAGCTTTGTCCTTTCAACATGTCTCAGAAATTCGTGTCCCAGGCCTTTTCCTGCGTGTGCTCCTTCTATGAGTCCCGGAATGTCTGCTACCACAAAAGAGAAGTCGTCAACCTTGGCAACGCCGAGTATAGGTCTTAAGGTTGTAAACGGATAGTCGGCTATTTCCGGTTTTGCAGCCGTTATTCGTGAAAGAAATGTTGATTTTCCGGCATTCGGAAATCCTATTAATCCTACATCTGCAATTAGCTTTAATTCAAGCTCAATCCATCTTTCTTCTCCCGGCTCTCCCGGTTCTGCAAAGTCAGGAGCTCTCCTTGTGGGTGTTGCAAAGGCTGAGTTGCCTCTGCCGCCTTTACCGCCCTTTGCAACTGTAAGTTTGTCTCCCGGTTTTGTTAAGTCTCCTATGATCTTTCCGGTTTCTACGTCTTTAACGACTGTTCCTACCGGAACTTTTATTATCATATCCTCGCCGCTTTTTCCCGTTCTTTTGTTGCCCTCTCCGTGTCTTCCTCTTTCGGCTTTGAAGTGCCGTTTATGTTTGAAATCAAGGAGTGTGTGCATACCGCTGTCAGCAACTAAAATAACACTTCCGCCCCTGCCGCCGTCACCGCCTGCAGGACCTCCTTTCGGAACAAACTTTTCCCTTCTGAAAGCGACACAACCGTTGCCGCCGTCACCGCCTTTAACGTAGATTTTTGCTCTATCGATAAATTTAGCCATAGCTACCCCTTTGATAGAATAGATTTTTGTTCTTTAATTAAGATATGCAGGAGATAGGTTTTGAGAAAGGTTTATATCCAGTTTCCTGGAAAGTTAAGTCCTGAGTTTTCCGGAAAACCGCAGATTATGTTCATATTTTGAATTGCCTGCCCTGATGCTCCTTTTCCAATATTGTCTATTACTGAAACAACAATACCGAGGCCTGTGTTTTCGTCTTTTGTTACATAAATATCACAAAAATTTGTGCCGGCAACATCTGAAGTTTTAGGCGGATTTTCTTTTAGTCTTATGAAGTATTCGTTTTTGTAGTATTCTTTATAGACTTCTATCAATTCTTCTCTGGAACTTTTTGTTGCGAAATATATGGTTGAAAGTATGCCTCTGTTCATCGGAACCAGATGCGGAGTAAATCTGACACTTTTTAATTCAAGCTTTTCCGCTATTTCCGGTGCGTGTCGATGTCCTTCTACTGCGTAAGCTCTAAACGATTCATTTACTTCGCAAAACGTAAAATCTATCGTAGATTTTCTTCCTGCTCCAGTTACGCCCGATTTGCTGTCAGCAATTACGGGGAAAGACGTATCTATCAGTCCAGCACTTTTTGCCGGGTAAAGTCCAAGTATTACACTTGTCGGGTAACACCCCGGATTTGCGATAATATTTTTTTCTTTTATTTTGTCTCTATTGATTTCGGGAAGTCCGTACGCAACTTTTTCAAAGAGTTTTTTCGCCGTGTGGCTTACCCTGTATGTTTTCTCATAAATTTCCGGGTTTTTAAATCTGAAATCGGCGCTGAAGTCTATGATTTTAAGCTCTTTTTTAGTTTCATATAGCTCTTTAACTATCGGGTATGCTGTTTTGTGAGGGAGACATAAAAAAATAACATCAGATTTTTCAGCTATTTTTTCTTTTTTGTAATTTTCAAACATTAAATTTTCAAATTTCATTTTTGAAAGGTGAGGGAAAACTTCTTTTACGGCCTTTCCTTCGAACTGACGAGATGTTACCGCTACAATGTTTGCAAACGGATGAAAAGAAAGGAGGCGGAGAAGTTCCGCCCCTGTATATCCTGAAGCACCGATGATAGATATATTAACGCTTTGACCACTGATACCTTGCACGTGCTCCTCTCTGTCCGTATTTCTTCCTTTCTTTGATACGTGCATCCCTTGTAAGGAATCCTGCCTTTTTAAGAACAGGTCTTAGTTCAGGGTTAAATGCGAGGAGAGCTTTAGCGATGCCGAATTTAACAGCATCTGCCTGAGCAGACTTTCCTCCGCCCTTTACCGTGCACCATACGTCAAATCTTCCGTTTGTTCCTGTAACATCAAAAGGTTGTTTCATTATTTTAAGAAGAGCAAGTCTTCCAAAGTAGTCTTTTGCATCCTGTCTGTTAACGGTGATCTTGCCAGAGCCGTTAGGTATTATCCAGACTCTTGCAATTGCCGTTTTTCTTTTTCCAGTTCCGTAATATCTCATTTCAGCCATTGAATCCTCCATTAAAATTCAAGAGGTTTAGGATTTTGTGCAGCGTGAGGATGGTTTGGACCTGCATAAACTTTAAGTCTTTTCATCCTCTTGTCTCTAAGTTTGTTCTTCGGAAGCATTCC from Desulfurobacterium indicum encodes:
- a CDS encoding FeoA family protein, which gives rise to MKTLLDIEEGQTVEIKEIKGGPCFKRRLAAVGIFPGSKVRVVKNAPGPIIVEVEKSRFALGRGMARRIVVR
- the prmC gene encoding peptide chain release factor N(5)-glutamine methyltransferase — translated: MKLVRRAAEILSERGIPSPRLDAELLMCRLLGWDSRVKIYTDYDRPLSEDEVDAYRQLIKRRVKGEPVAYITGEKEFFGFKFKVNPAVLIPRPETEFLVEKSVELLKVMDREKLRIVDVGTGSGCVIISIAKLLKKNAKFFGTDISKNALAVAAENADIHGCNITFLETDLLEGIEGPFSAVVSNPPYIAYSDNRIEENVKKFEPSTALYGGERGTEIIERLAFQAFNKLEKGGFLAVECGDGQFKEVRSIFEKASFKDIEVVKDLSGKDRVVVGFKKGVKNV
- the murA gene encoding UDP-N-acetylglucosamine 1-carboxyvinyltransferase, which gives rise to MYKFLIKGGKLLNGKVKVSGSKNASLPIIFAAILTEDAVISNVPDLRDTRTAISLLKDMGFEAEFDNNKLHVMKGKRIKTEADYELVRTMRASVLTLGPLLARFGKARVSLPGGCAIGARPVDLHLKALSKLGADIKIEHGYINAVASNGLKGAEIVFDFPTVGGTENLLMAAVLAKGKTIIMNAAKEPEIVDLARALKRAGAIIEGEGTDTIEVEGVDSIGPINYTVMPDRIEAGTFVACVAAAGGEVIIEEFPHDVLGAVIDKFKDAGVVIEKIDNKTAFVKSEGKLRGTDITTEVYPGFPTDMQAQFMAVMCLADGVSVIKETIFENRFQHVLELQRLGADIKIDGNTAIVRGVDRLIGAKVMATDLRASASLVVAGLAAENTTEIYRIYHLERGYENLEMKLSFLGADIEKVKSDRPY
- a CDS encoding mechanosensitive ion channel family protein; protein product: MLFFHENRITGGDVYLIIFTLTLLCFIQLIKVLLQKRIENRFLKALIESLSGILFFMAGFSLSKIVSSHILKFIFEDFSILIGSVYLTRAVFIAEQASSFPRIMTFFFLVCAFLTSTLSHLNILKIDENILYFIKKLFIVLSFLPLVGTLSSLLKGTLRSIVFTALLVFYVTISALWLSGFIVFDMRALIGIGLVAIVSFFYSFVETRGMEYVLLYFEKHFFRKRDALILVKNLRLFVTLVFIVVLKVILEQFFGIEKFFKVLKNIYFIETDLLRISLYNIILSVYYAFLLISLLNIFKKLIKLYFPKERRSIEGGSAEALIFNIGILFVFIVVLSSLGITWKVLLPVAGTLGVGIGFGLQTIMNNYLSGFILLFSKKLKIGDIVELPLSVPTLGNRDRNIFGKIEDIGILSTLIRTNDGVEIAIPNSNFISSPIVNFSHHDPLVRLRIPVGVAYSSNPDVVRRVILSVLDKMPGVLKAPKPSVWFWEFGDSALIFIASFWIDIRRDIKIEEIRSRFYYSVWRELKKAGVEIPFPQNDIWFKNALKVEIEKFKKGED
- the obgE gene encoding GTPase ObgE; translated protein: MAKFIDRAKIYVKGGDGGNGCVAFRREKFVPKGGPAGGDGGRGGSVILVADSGMHTLLDFKHKRHFKAERGRHGEGNKRTGKSGEDMIIKVPVGTVVKDVETGKIIGDLTKPGDKLTVAKGGKGGRGNSAFATPTRRAPDFAEPGEPGEERWIELELKLIADVGLIGFPNAGKSTFLSRITAAKPEIADYPFTTLRPILGVAKVDDFSFVVADIPGLIEGAHAGKGLGHEFLRHVERTKLLLHLIDLSDPTREPEEAFEKINKELHLYSPKLSKKPQIVVGTKIDAVTNKSKIEKAKKYFESKGYPFFAISAVTGEGITELLRYIAEKVKEQKGE
- the argC gene encoding N-acetyl-gamma-glutamyl-phosphate reductase; translated protein: MQGISGQSVNISIIGASGYTGAELLRLLSFHPFANIVAVTSRQFEGKAVKEVFPHLSKMKFENLMFENYKKEKIAEKSDVIFLCLPHKTAYPIVKELYETKKELKIIDFSADFRFKNPEIYEKTYRVSHTAKKLFEKVAYGLPEINRDKIKEKNIIANPGCYPTSVILGLYPAKSAGLIDTSFPVIADSKSGVTGAGRKSTIDFTFCEVNESFRAYAVEGHRHAPEIAEKLELKSVRFTPHLVPMNRGILSTIYFATKSSREELIEVYKEYYKNEYFIRLKENPPKTSDVAGTNFCDIYVTKDENTGLGIVVSVIDNIGKGASGQAIQNMNIICGFPENSGLNFPGNWI
- the rpsI gene encoding 30S ribosomal protein S9; this translates as MAEMRYYGTGKRKTAIARVWIIPNGSGKITVNRQDAKDYFGRLALLKIMKQPFDVTGTNGRFDVWCTVKGGGKSAQADAVKFGIAKALLAFNPELRPVLKKAGFLTRDARIKERKKYGQRGARARYQWSKR